One Telluria mixta DNA window includes the following coding sequences:
- a CDS encoding methyl-accepting chemotaxis protein, with protein sequence MQASTANALVQMERAGAIAAHSGEAIERGSGAVRDSVASITTVADYLERTFASSQALATQAATIGSIVETIQNLARQTNLLAINAAIEAARAGTSGRGFAVIAAEVRELAERSRSAGQQIGNIAAQLKRSSASAIDETSGTLAQARDGARKADSALRAMDEIVAGASQRVRIVQQVVAALQEQESLGMQLRDDIAGLGGPAQVRAD encoded by the coding sequence TTGCAGGCGTCGACCGCGAACGCCCTCGTGCAGATGGAACGGGCCGGCGCGATCGCCGCCCATTCCGGCGAGGCGATCGAGCGTGGCAGCGGCGCGGTGCGCGACTCGGTCGCGTCGATCACCACCGTCGCCGACTACCTCGAGCGCACGTTCGCGAGCTCCCAGGCGTTGGCAACGCAGGCGGCGACCATCGGGAGCATCGTCGAGACCATCCAGAACCTCGCCAGGCAGACGAATCTGCTGGCCATCAACGCCGCCATCGAAGCGGCCCGCGCCGGGACCAGCGGCCGGGGTTTCGCCGTCATTGCCGCGGAAGTCCGCGAGCTGGCAGAGCGTTCCCGCAGCGCGGGCCAGCAGATCGGGAACATCGCGGCGCAGCTGAAGCGCTCGTCGGCATCCGCGATCGACGAAACCAGCGGAACGCTGGCACAGGCGCGGGACGGCGCCCGCAAGGCCGACAGCGCATTGCGGGCGATGGACGAGATCGTGGCCGGCGCAAGCCAGCGTGTACGGATCGTCCAGCAGGTCGTCGCCGCGCTGCAGGAACAGGAGTCCCTCGGGATGCAGCTGCGGGACGATATCGCGGGGCTTGGCGGGCCGGCGCAGGTCCGCGCCGACTGA
- a CDS encoding benzoate/H(+) symporter BenE family transporter yields the protein MGTGQVECAAAHGRRWSDGSLSAVAAGFLAVLVSFSGPLAIFYQAAQAGRLPDAMFASWVWGISVGAGIAGIVLSWRLRAPVITAWSAPGTALLITLFPQLPLREAVGAYLTAAVILLAIGLSGSLERIMAHVPKGIASGMMAGILVPFGMNAFKTAGTLPLLAFGMIAAYLVFRRAVPRYGVVLLLVAGTGIAWLSGATHFSDVRFAFVVPSVIAPAWSWTSTFSLALPLVLVTLTGQYLPGMAVLKTSGYATPARPVIVTCSLVSLAVACTGGITIAIAAITAAMCTGRDAHEDPRRRYVAGIANGVFYLLAGLCGGSIVMLFAALPKELIVCLAGLALLGAIGSNLAGVMAAEDHREASVIAFLATASGMTFLGLGAAFWGVAIGMAAHRILHHPTTTHP from the coding sequence ATGGGCACCGGACAGGTGGAATGCGCCGCCGCGCACGGCCGGCGCTGGTCCGACGGATCCCTGTCGGCCGTGGCCGCGGGCTTCCTGGCCGTGCTGGTGTCGTTCTCCGGACCGCTGGCGATCTTCTACCAGGCCGCGCAGGCGGGCCGCCTGCCGGACGCCATGTTCGCATCGTGGGTTTGGGGCATCTCGGTCGGCGCGGGCATCGCCGGCATCGTCCTGAGCTGGCGTTTGCGCGCGCCCGTCATCACGGCGTGGTCGGCACCGGGCACCGCGCTCCTCATCACGCTGTTTCCGCAGCTGCCGCTGCGCGAGGCCGTCGGGGCCTATCTCACCGCGGCCGTCATCCTGCTCGCCATCGGCCTGTCCGGTTCCCTCGAACGCATCATGGCCCACGTACCGAAAGGGATCGCCAGCGGCATGATGGCCGGGATCCTCGTGCCATTCGGGATGAACGCGTTCAAGACGGCCGGCACGCTGCCGCTGCTGGCGTTCGGCATGATTGCCGCGTACCTCGTGTTCCGGCGCGCGGTGCCGCGCTACGGCGTGGTGCTGCTGCTCGTCGCCGGCACCGGCATCGCATGGCTGTCCGGCGCAACGCATTTCTCCGATGTCCGCTTCGCGTTCGTCGTGCCCTCGGTGATCGCGCCCGCGTGGAGCTGGACCAGCACGTTCAGCCTCGCACTGCCGCTCGTGCTGGTGACGCTGACCGGCCAGTACCTGCCCGGCATGGCGGTGCTGAAGACGTCCGGCTACGCCACGCCGGCGCGGCCGGTGATCGTCACGTGCAGCCTCGTGTCGCTGGCCGTTGCGTGCACGGGCGGCATCACGATCGCGATCGCCGCCATCACGGCCGCGATGTGCACGGGCCGCGACGCGCACGAGGACCCGCGCCGCCGCTACGTGGCCGGCATCGCCAACGGCGTGTTCTATCTGCTCGCGGGCCTGTGCGGCGGTTCCATTGTCATGCTGTTCGCCGCGCTGCCGAAGGAACTGATCGTCTGCCTGGCCGGACTGGCGCTGCTCGGCGCCATCGGCTCGAACCTCGCCGGTGTGATGGCCGCCGAGGATCACCGCGAAGCGTCCGTGATCGCCTTCCTCGCCACCGCGTCCGGCATGACCTTCCTCGGCCTCGGCGCCGCGTTCTGGGGCGTCGCCATCGGCATGGCGGCGCACCGCATCCTGCACCACCCCACGACAACACATCCATAA
- a CDS encoding extracellular catalytic domain type 1 short-chain-length polyhydroxyalkanoate depolymerase gives MARPVRKTRLLRSLTRAAKAQQSMLTTLLDVYTPTPSSPARKAAPRKPAAKSGISRPGLAPATGRWLAGRFPLAATPAGARDMQYWLYVPDCAPDERPRDGWPLVVMLHGCHQSATQFAQGTRMNHLAEHKGFAVLYPQQSVTVQAQRCWRWFDRATQEGGAETGVLASLIGNVCEQHSIDRRRIYACGLSAGAGMAAILALNHPELIAAVALHSGPVFGAGHGPVGALRVMRHGAAEQADAAIRGLLRGRPAAPMPPMPALLIQGEDDQVVDPVNQRQLAHQWLQLNGLPAGPAARVAVKPAGRGGSRNAHEIHDYLVGRKVVLRVVRIAGLGHAWSGGDPAHAFNAKAGPDASRMVLEFFGRHRR, from the coding sequence ATGGCCAGACCCGTTCGAAAGACACGACTGCTGCGCAGCCTGACCCGTGCCGCGAAGGCGCAACAGTCGATGCTGACCACGCTGCTGGACGTCTACACGCCGACGCCGTCCAGCCCGGCGCGCAAGGCCGCACCGCGCAAACCCGCGGCGAAGTCAGGCATTTCGCGGCCTGGCCTCGCGCCCGCGACCGGCAGGTGGCTCGCGGGACGCTTCCCGCTGGCCGCGACGCCGGCTGGCGCAAGGGACATGCAATACTGGCTGTATGTGCCAGACTGTGCACCGGACGAGCGGCCACGCGACGGCTGGCCGCTCGTCGTGATGCTGCACGGCTGCCACCAGAGCGCCACGCAGTTCGCGCAGGGCACGCGCATGAACCACCTGGCGGAACACAAGGGGTTTGCGGTGCTGTACCCGCAGCAGTCGGTGACCGTGCAGGCGCAGCGGTGCTGGCGCTGGTTCGACCGGGCCACGCAGGAAGGCGGCGCGGAAACCGGGGTGCTGGCGTCCCTGATCGGGAACGTGTGCGAACAGCATTCCATCGACCGGCGCCGGATCTATGCATGCGGTCTGTCCGCCGGCGCGGGGATGGCGGCGATACTGGCACTCAACCATCCGGAACTCATTGCGGCGGTCGCGCTGCATTCCGGCCCCGTATTCGGCGCCGGGCATGGTCCGGTCGGCGCGTTGCGCGTGATGCGCCATGGTGCCGCGGAGCAGGCCGACGCCGCCATCCGCGGCCTGTTGCGGGGCCGCCCGGCCGCGCCGATGCCGCCGATGCCGGCGCTGCTGATCCAGGGCGAGGACGACCAGGTGGTGGATCCGGTGAACCAGCGGCAGCTGGCGCACCAGTGGCTGCAATTGAACGGGTTACCGGCAGGCCCGGCGGCACGGGTCGCGGTGAAGCCCGCGGGCCGGGGCGGCAGTCGTAATGCGCATGAGATCCACGATTACCTCGTGGGGCGCAAGGTCGTGCTGCGCGTGGTGCGCATCGCCGGCCTGGGGCATGCATGGAGCGGCGGCGATCCGGCACACGCTTTCAACGCCAAGGCAGGGCCGGATGCCAGCCGTATGGTGCTCGAGTTCTTCGGCCGGCATCGTCGTTGA
- a CDS encoding MFS transporter, translating into MRHIDIHALADGARFNRFHAGILAWCALIIICDGYDLAVAGIALPAIMKEMGVTAQNAGFMVSSALFGMMFGAIFLGTIADRIGRRHAIVICLALFSVFTAAAGMSSDPYVFSAMRFLAGLGIGGVMPNVVAQMTEYSPKRIRATMVTLMFSGYAVGGMLAALLGKGLIEHHGWQSVFLAAGVPVLLIPFILKSLPESMPFLVRRNRLAELQRTLARMEPSYRAESGDRFDLPATDRAQGAPIGQLFQDGRGLSTVMFWIAFFMCLFMVYALSSWLAKLMAGAGYSLGSALTFVLVLNFGAVIGAVGGGWLADRFHIKYVLVAMYALAAVSITLLGYPVPTPVLFVLVGLAGASTIGTQIVTYAYAGQFYPTAIRSTGIGWASGVGRSGAILAPIVIGTLVGMALPLQQNFQAMAIPAVIAAVSVSLIRHGRSASAVPQQVGAVAEA; encoded by the coding sequence ATGAGACATATCGACATCCACGCACTGGCCGACGGGGCCAGGTTCAACCGCTTCCACGCCGGCATCCTCGCGTGGTGCGCCCTCATCATCATCTGCGACGGCTACGATCTCGCCGTGGCCGGCATCGCGCTCCCTGCCATCATGAAGGAGATGGGCGTGACGGCGCAGAACGCCGGTTTCATGGTCAGTTCCGCGCTGTTCGGCATGATGTTCGGCGCGATCTTCCTCGGCACGATCGCCGACCGCATCGGGCGGCGCCACGCCATCGTCATCTGCCTCGCGCTGTTCAGCGTGTTCACGGCCGCCGCGGGCATGAGCAGCGATCCGTACGTATTCAGCGCGATGCGCTTCCTCGCGGGCCTGGGCATCGGCGGCGTGATGCCGAACGTGGTCGCCCAGATGACGGAATATTCGCCCAAGCGCATCCGCGCGACGATGGTCACCCTGATGTTCAGCGGCTACGCGGTCGGCGGCATGCTGGCCGCGCTGCTGGGCAAGGGATTGATCGAGCACCACGGCTGGCAGTCCGTATTCCTCGCGGCCGGCGTGCCGGTCCTGCTGATCCCGTTCATCCTGAAAAGCCTGCCGGAATCGATGCCGTTCCTCGTGCGGCGCAACCGGCTGGCCGAACTGCAGCGCACGCTCGCGCGCATGGAGCCGTCGTATCGCGCCGAATCCGGCGACCGCTTCGACCTGCCCGCCACGGACCGCGCGCAGGGCGCCCCGATCGGGCAGCTGTTCCAGGACGGCCGCGGCCTGTCCACCGTGATGTTCTGGATCGCGTTCTTCATGTGCCTGTTCATGGTGTACGCGCTGAGCTCCTGGCTCGCCAAGCTGATGGCCGGCGCGGGCTACAGCCTCGGGTCCGCGCTGACCTTCGTGCTCGTGCTGAACTTCGGTGCCGTCATCGGCGCGGTCGGCGGCGGCTGGCTCGCCGACCGCTTCCACATCAAGTACGTGCTGGTCGCGATGTATGCGCTCGCCGCCGTATCGATCACGTTGCTGGGCTATCCGGTGCCCACGCCGGTGCTGTTCGTGCTCGTCGGCCTCGCCGGTGCATCGACCATCGGCACGCAGATCGTTACCTACGCCTATGCCGGCCAGTTCTATCCGACCGCGATCCGTTCGACCGGCATCGGCTGGGCGTCGGGCGTGGGCCGCAGCGGTGCCATCCTCGCACCGATCGTCATCGGCACGCTCGTCGGCATGGCGCTGCCGCTGCAGCAGAACTTCCAGGCGATGGCCATCCCGGCCGTCATCGCCGCGGTGTCGGTTTCCCTGATCCGCCACGGCCGCTCTGCGTCCGCCGTGCCGCAGCAAGTCGGCGCCGTCGCCGAAGCCTGA
- a CDS encoding porin, whose product MKKAVSIALAAGLGAGGAHAQSQVTVYGIVDVALAHMNNADAVGHSVTREPSLTGSLPSRIGFRGSEDLGGGMSAVFNLESGFNPDVGTLGQGGRLFGRQAWVGLRGRWGTLQLGRILNMTYLATMKSDVLGPNLFSINSIDLYLPNARSDNAIGYLGTFDGLMVGATWSVGRDASAAGGPSATGCAGEVPGNARACRQYTALLGYDTKAYGINATYDKLYGNTGAAGGLTSSAHYDRRITANGWAMVGTTKIGAGVIARKTDAATGITESDLFYLGASIPVAPRLTLDAQVARKDVKGSPDDTNLAVARLTYALSVRSAVYAGVGRMDNHGAAAIALDAGGTTAPGKAQSGVMAGLRHAF is encoded by the coding sequence ATGAAAAAAGCAGTATCGATCGCCCTCGCGGCGGGTCTGGGAGCGGGCGGCGCACATGCGCAAAGCCAGGTGACGGTGTACGGCATCGTCGACGTGGCGCTCGCGCACATGAACAACGCGGACGCGGTGGGCCACAGTGTCACGCGCGAACCGTCGCTGACGGGCAGCCTGCCGTCGCGCATCGGCTTTCGCGGCAGCGAGGACCTCGGCGGCGGGATGTCCGCCGTGTTCAATCTGGAGAGCGGCTTCAACCCCGACGTCGGCACCCTGGGGCAGGGCGGCCGCCTGTTCGGACGCCAGGCCTGGGTCGGGCTGCGCGGCCGCTGGGGCACCTTGCAACTGGGCCGCATCCTCAATATGACCTATCTCGCCACGATGAAAAGCGACGTGCTGGGGCCCAATCTCTTCTCGATCAACAGCATCGATTTATACCTGCCGAACGCGCGCAGCGACAACGCGATCGGCTATCTCGGCACGTTCGACGGCCTGATGGTCGGCGCCACGTGGAGCGTCGGGCGCGACGCGTCGGCGGCCGGCGGCCCATCCGCCACCGGCTGCGCGGGCGAGGTGCCGGGCAATGCGCGCGCCTGCCGCCAATACACGGCGCTGCTTGGCTATGACACGAAGGCCTACGGCATCAACGCCACGTACGACAAGCTGTACGGGAACACGGGTGCCGCGGGCGGACTGACGAGCAGCGCGCACTACGACCGCCGCATCACGGCCAACGGCTGGGCGATGGTCGGTACGACAAAGATCGGCGCCGGCGTCATCGCTCGCAAGACGGACGCCGCCACGGGTATCACCGAGTCCGACCTGTTCTACCTCGGCGCAAGCATTCCGGTGGCGCCGCGCCTGACCCTGGATGCCCAGGTGGCACGCAAGGACGTCAAGGGCTCGCCCGACGACACGAACCTGGCAGTCGCGCGCCTGACGTACGCGCTGTCCGTGCGCAGCGCCGTGTATGCGGGCGTTGGTCGCATGGACAACCACGGCGCGGCCGCGATCGCGCTGGATGCGGGCGGCACGACCGCGCCCGGGAAAGCGCAGAGCGGGGTAATGGCGGGGTTGCGGCACGCGTTCTGA
- a CDS encoding CzcE family metal-binding protein gives MTKTTILAAAPLLALALSIPAHAADSYGTVAPATSTAGRVIDVTPTTRYVNVANGETVTIRLGGDTFTWTVATRSNVDAVPLARVAPEGSPATSAVVYVGQSASYHNS, from the coding sequence ATGACGAAAACGACCATCCTCGCCGCCGCACCGCTGCTGGCGCTCGCCCTCTCGATCCCGGCCCACGCCGCCGACAGCTACGGCACCGTGGCACCTGCGACTTCCACGGCCGGCCGCGTGATCGACGTGACGCCGACCACCCGCTACGTGAACGTGGCGAACGGCGAGACCGTAACCATCCGGCTGGGCGGCGACACCTTCACCTGGACCGTGGCCACCCGCTCGAACGTGGATGCCGTGCCGCTCGCACGCGTCGCTCCGGAAGGCAGCCCGGCCACGTCGGCCGTCGTCTACGTCGGCCAAAGCGCCAGCTACCACAACAGCTGA
- a CDS encoding cupin domain-containing protein, with the protein MKTRTTLALLALTLATLPAMAQQLDANGIGRTELVRHDFDATREAIQVRVDFGPGVAFPRHSHPGVEIAHVEQGTIEYELDGKRVLLKTGETVYIPAGVVHSARNVGGGNAAELATYIVEKNKPVVVLAKP; encoded by the coding sequence ATGAAGACACGAACCACCCTGGCGCTGCTCGCGCTGACCCTCGCCACGCTGCCCGCGATGGCGCAGCAGCTGGACGCTAACGGCATCGGCCGCACGGAACTCGTGCGCCACGACTTCGACGCCACGCGCGAAGCGATCCAGGTGCGCGTCGATTTCGGGCCCGGCGTCGCCTTCCCGCGCCATTCCCATCCCGGCGTCGAGATCGCCCATGTGGAGCAGGGGACCATCGAATACGAGCTGGACGGCAAGCGCGTGCTGCTCAAGACGGGCGAGACGGTGTACATCCCGGCCGGCGTCGTGCACTCGGCCCGCAACGTGGGCGGCGGCAATGCGGCGGAACTGGCGACCTACATCGTCGAGAAGAACAAGCCCGTGGTCGTACTGGCCAAGCCATGA
- a CDS encoding redoxin family protein codes for MLVDFWTYSCINCIRTLPYIRAWAERYRDQGLVVVGVHTPEFRFEQDLTNVNAAIGRFGIDFPVAVDSDQRIWRAWNNRYWPAYYLVDAAGRVRYHQFGEGDYARTESAIQSLLAEARGGAPAPTAFVNPVTPGEQRAPDLASLASDETYVGYRKAENFRSAERVAEDRPRTYSMSGLALNQWGLAGRWIVGAESAVADAPDARIAYQFSARDLHLVLGPGVAGRPVRIRVTLDGQPPGADHGTDIDADGNGVITATRLYQLVRQSGKVRARRFEVRFLDRGAEAYAFTFG; via the coding sequence GTGCTGGTCGATTTCTGGACGTACTCCTGCATCAACTGCATCCGTACCTTGCCCTACATCCGCGCGTGGGCCGAGCGGTACCGCGACCAGGGCCTGGTCGTCGTCGGCGTGCACACGCCCGAGTTCCGGTTCGAGCAGGACCTGACGAACGTGAACGCGGCGATCGGCCGCTTCGGCATCGACTTCCCCGTCGCCGTCGACAGCGACCAGCGGATCTGGCGCGCGTGGAACAATCGTTACTGGCCCGCGTACTACCTCGTCGATGCCGCGGGGCGCGTGCGCTACCACCAGTTCGGCGAAGGCGATTACGCCCGCACGGAAAGCGCGATCCAGTCGCTGCTCGCGGAGGCCCGCGGCGGCGCGCCCGCGCCGACCGCCTTCGTGAACCCGGTCACGCCCGGCGAGCAGCGCGCACCCGATCTCGCCAGTCTCGCGTCCGACGAGACCTATGTCGGCTACCGCAAGGCGGAGAATTTCCGGTCGGCGGAACGGGTGGCCGAGGACCGTCCGCGCACGTATTCCATGAGTGGCCTCGCGCTGAACCAGTGGGGCCTCGCCGGACGCTGGATCGTGGGCGCGGAAAGCGCCGTCGCGGACGCGCCGGACGCGCGCATCGCGTACCAGTTCAGCGCCCGCGACCTGCACCTCGTGCTCGGCCCCGGCGTGGCGGGCCGTCCGGTGCGCATCAGGGTGACCCTGGACGGCCAGCCGCCCGGCGCGGACCACGGCACGGACATCGACGCGGACGGCAACGGCGTCATCACGGCCACCCGCCTGTACCAGCTGGTGCGCCAGTCGGGCAAGGTGCGCGCACGCCGCTTCGAAGTGCGCTTCCTCGATCGCGGGGCAGAGGCCTACGCGTTCACGTTCGGCTGA
- the pcaD gene encoding 3-oxoadipate enol-lactonase: MRYVDIDDVRLHVRTDGDPARPCIVLSNSLGTDLSMWDPQAAVLARDYHVVRYDTRGHGLSGRRSGRNTAPVTLDRLGSDVVGLLDALEIQRAHFCGISMGGMIGQWLGIHAPQRLDKLVLANTAARIGTHEGWTARAAQVRAGGMDGVADGAAARWFTPAFGARSPGLVEAMLVRLREQDPQGYAACCDALAQADLRADIAAIRCPTLVIAGRADPVTTVADARMLAETIANAALAEVDASHISNIEAEHPFSEHLRRFLAA; the protein is encoded by the coding sequence ATGAGATACGTTGATATTGACGACGTCCGCCTGCACGTGCGGACCGATGGCGATCCCGCGCGGCCCTGCATCGTGCTGTCGAATTCCCTCGGCACGGACCTGTCGATGTGGGACCCGCAGGCCGCCGTGCTGGCCCGCGACTATCACGTCGTGCGCTACGACACGCGCGGCCACGGCCTGTCCGGTCGCAGGTCCGGGCGTAATACGGCACCCGTGACGCTCGACCGCCTCGGCAGCGACGTCGTCGGCCTGCTCGACGCGCTGGAGATTCAGCGCGCGCACTTCTGCGGCATCTCGATGGGCGGCATGATCGGTCAATGGCTGGGCATCCACGCGCCACAGCGCCTGGACAAGCTCGTGCTGGCCAACACCGCGGCGCGCATCGGCACGCATGAGGGCTGGACCGCGCGCGCCGCCCAGGTACGGGCCGGCGGCATGGATGGCGTGGCCGACGGCGCCGCGGCGCGCTGGTTCACGCCGGCCTTCGGCGCGCGCTCGCCCGGGCTCGTCGAGGCGATGCTCGTCCGGCTGCGCGAACAGGACCCGCAAGGCTATGCGGCGTGCTGCGATGCGCTGGCGCAGGCGGACCTGCGCGCCGACATCGCCGCCATCCGCTGCCCGACGCTGGTCATCGCCGGCCGCGCCGACCCCGTGACGACCGTCGCCGATGCGCGCATGCTGGCCGAGACAATCGCCAACGCCGCCCTGGCCGAAGTGGACGCATCGCATATCTCGAACATCGAAGCGGAACACCCCTTCTCCGAGCACCTGCGGCGCTTCCTCGCCGCCTGA
- the benD gene encoding benzoate diol dehydrogenase BenD: MHPDRFKDKVMVITGAAQGIGRGVALAAAAEGARLVLADRSPLVHEVAQETGAQAVVVEADLETWAGASTLATRALEVHGRIDVLVNNVGGTIWAKPFQEYEPDQIEAEIRRSLFPTLWCCRAVLPAMIAARAGAIVNVSSVATRGIYRIPYSAAKGGVNALTASLAMEHAQDGIRVNAVATGGTEAPPRKVPRNPKPLSEQEQAWYQGIVDQTTATSLMHRYGTIAEQVAAILFLASSEASYITGTVLPVGGGDQG, translated from the coding sequence ATGCATCCGGACCGGTTCAAGGACAAGGTGATGGTCATCACCGGCGCCGCCCAGGGCATCGGCCGCGGCGTTGCGCTGGCCGCGGCCGCGGAAGGCGCGCGGCTCGTGCTCGCGGATCGCTCGCCGCTCGTGCACGAGGTCGCGCAGGAGACGGGTGCGCAAGCCGTCGTCGTCGAGGCCGACCTCGAGACGTGGGCCGGTGCGTCCACGCTGGCGACGCGCGCGCTGGAGGTCCACGGCCGCATCGACGTCCTCGTCAACAACGTGGGCGGCACGATCTGGGCCAAGCCCTTCCAGGAATACGAGCCCGACCAGATCGAGGCCGAGATCCGCCGCTCGCTGTTCCCGACCCTGTGGTGCTGCCGCGCCGTGCTCCCCGCGATGATCGCCGCGCGGGCCGGCGCCATCGTCAACGTGTCGTCGGTGGCCACGCGCGGCATCTACCGCATCCCCTATTCCGCGGCGAAAGGCGGCGTCAACGCGCTGACGGCCAGCCTCGCGATGGAGCACGCGCAGGACGGCATCCGCGTGAACGCCGTCGCCACCGGCGGCACGGAGGCGCCGCCGCGCAAGGTGCCGCGCAACCCGAAGCCGCTGAGCGAACAGGAACAAGCGTGGTACCAGGGCATCGTCGACCAGACGACGGCGACGAGCCTGATGCACCGCTACGGCACCATCGCCGAGCAGGTGGCGGCGATCCTGTTCCTCGCCTCAAGCGAGGCATCGTACATCACCGGCACGGTCCTCCCCGTGGGCGGCGGCGATCAGGGGTGA